One part of the Vitis riparia cultivar Riparia Gloire de Montpellier isolate 1030 chromosome 15, EGFV_Vit.rip_1.0, whole genome shotgun sequence genome encodes these proteins:
- the LOC117932515 gene encoding uncharacterized protein LOC117932515, translating to MKLKDLKMKYYIFQAIDQIVLDTILKKDTAKDIWDAMKKKFEGNARVKRSHLQPLRKEFETLEMRSSERVTKYFSRVMTIANKMRIYGEDMQDVKVVEKILRSLTKKFNYVKCNGEEQALKVTSEGERGCGTYRRRGRRRGRSQADFNKAIVECYRCHQLGHFRYECPSGNKEANYAELDEEEGMLLMSYVELYKARREDAWFLDSGCSNHMCGD from the exons ATGAAGCTGAAGGACCTGAAAATGAAGTACTATATCTTCCAGGCGATCGACCAAATTGTTCTTGACACCATTCTAAAAAAGGATACTGCCAAAGACATATGGGAcgccatgaagaaaaaattcGAAGGAAATGCAAGGGTCAAGAGGTCTCATCTTCAACCTCTTCGCAAAGAATTTGAAACTCTTGAGATGAGATCCAGTGAAAGAGTGACAAAGTACTTCTCTAGGGTTATGACAATAGCCAACAAGATGCGAATTTATGGAGAAGATATGCAGGATGTTAAAGTGGTGGAGAAAATTCTACGCTCTTTAACTAAGAAGTTCAACTATGTT AAATGTAATGGTGAGGAACAAGCTTTGAAAGTGACATCTGAAGGAGAAAGAGGTTGTGGTACCTACAGAAGAAGAGGGAGAAGGAGAGGAAGAAGTCAAGCAGACTTCAACAAGGCAATTGTGGAGTGTTACCGATGCCATCAACTTGGACATTTTCGGTATGAATGTCCTTCGGGGAACAAAGAAGCAAATTATGCAGAGCTTGATGAGGAAGAAGGAATGCTTTTGATGTCTTATGTGGAGTTGTATAAGGCCAGAAGAGAAGATGCATGGTTTCTTGATTCAGGGTGTTCTAATCACATGTGCGGTGATTGA
- the LOC117932370 gene encoding digalactosyldiacylglycerol synthase 2, chloroplastic has protein sequence MDRKQHIAIFTTASLPWMTGTAVNPLFRVAYLTKGREFKVTLVIPWLSLKDQELVYPNKITFKSPSEQEAYVRQWLGERTGFVCDFSIKFYPGKFSRDKRSILVVGDITEIIPDEEADIAVLEEPEHLTWYHHGKRWKTKFHLVLGIVHTNYLEYVRREKNGRLQAFLLKYINNWVVDIYCHKVIRLSAATQDLPRSIICNVHGVNPKFLEIGKRKNEHQQNGDRAFTKGAYYIGKMVWSKGYKELLKLLHDNQKELTGLEVDLYGNGEDSDQVQEAAKKLELDVRVYPGHDHADPLFHDYKVFLNPSTTDVLCTTTAEALAMGKIVVCANHPSNDFFKQFPNCRTYQDSSGFVKETLKALSEEPAQLTDAQMHELSWDAATERFLQAAGLDHVVERKPTDTPPKKFMSMTMNLRKNMDDASAYVHYVASGIEASRRVFGAIPGSLQPDEEQRQELGWAFPTGGQG, from the exons ATGGATAGGAAACAGCATATTGCGATATTTACTACTGCAAGTCTTCCATGGATGACTGGAACCGCTGTGAACCCTCTCTTCCGTGTGGCCTATCTTACAAAGGGCAGGGAGTTCAAGGTTACCTTGGTGATTCCCTGGCTGTCCCTGAAAGATCAAGAATTAGTATATCCCAACAAGATTACATTCAAGTCACCTTCAGAGCAGGAGGCATATGTCCGTCAGTGGCTCGGGGAGAGGACTGGGTTTGTATGTGATTTCagtataaaattttatcctGGAAAG TTTTCCAGAGATAAAAGGAGCATTCTTGTGGTTGGGGATATTACAGAAATCATCCCTGATGAAGAGGCTGATATTGCAGTCCTCGAGGAGCCTGAGCATCTTACATGGTATCATCATGGAAAGAGATGGAAAACTAAATTCCATTTGGTTCTAGGAATTGTTCATACCAATTATTTGGAATatgttagaagagaaaagaatggACGGTTGCAGGCATTTCTTCTGAAATACATAAATAATTGGGTTGTTGATATCTATTGCCACAAG GTGATTAGATTATCTGCTGCCACCCAGGACCTTCCGAGATCCATCATCTGCAATGTTCATGGAGTCAATCCCAAGTTCCTTGAAATTGGCAAAAGAAAGAATGAGCATCAACAAAATGGTGATCGGGCCTTCACTAAAGGCGCCTACTATATTGGGAAAATGGTGTGGAGCAAAGGCTACAAGGAGCTACTCAAACTTCTTCATGATAACCAAAAGGAACTAACTGGACTTGAGGTTGATTTATATGGCAATGGGGAGGATTCAGATCAAGTTCAGGAAGCTGCCAAAAAATTGGAACTAGACGTCAGAGTTTACCCTGGGCATGATCATGCTGATCCATTATTTCACGA TTACAAGGTGTTCCTAAATCCAAGCACAACAGATGTCCTCTGCACAACTACAGCAGAAGCTTTGGCAATGGGTAAAATTGTGGTTTGTGCCAATCACCCCTCAAATGACTTCTTCAAGCAGTTCCCTAATTGCCGGACTTACCAAGACAGCAGTGGGTTTGTGAAAGAGACACTGAAAGCTCTAAGTGAAGAACCTGCCCAGCTAACTGATGCACAGATGCATGAGCTGTCATGGGATGCTGCTACAGAAAGGTTTCTACAGGCTGCTGGGTTGGACCATGTAGTTGAAAGGAAACCAACAGACACTCCTCCAAAGAAATTCATGTCCATGACAATGAACTTGCGGAAGAATATGGATGATGCATCAGCATATGTGCATTATGTGGCCTCTGGAATTGAAGCCTCGAGAAGGGTGTTTGGCGCCATTCCAGGGAGCTTGCAACCAGATGAAGAGCAGCGTCAAGAGCTTGGGTGGGCATTTCCTACTGGGGGCCAGGGATAA